CAGGCCTCCAGTGCGTCCACGTCCAGCATGCCGCCCTGGCGGTCGGTGCCCTCGGCGAACTCGCGGAAGCCGTCTCCGCCACCCGCGAGGAAGCTGCCCACCGTCACGCGGTAGCGGCCCGCCGGGTCGACGGGTTGACCGTTGAGCCGGATGCTGGCCGGGTCCACCTTCTGGCCCACGGGGGCCGAGGCCTTCCACGTATAGGAGAAGCCCTGGGAGGGCTGGAGGATGCGGGGATGGCTGCCCTCCCACTGGGCCTCCAGCAGGGAGTGGAGCTGGGCGCCGGTGAGCGTGAACGTCACCAGCGCGTTGCCGAAGGGCTGGAGGGTGAAGGCCTCGCCATAGGTGACGTCGCCCGCGTCGAGATCGCCCCGGATGCCGCCCGGGTTCATGAAGGCCACCTGGGCGCCCAGGTCCTTCGTCGCCGCGAGCTGCGCGTCGGCGAGGGCATTGCCCAGGGTGGACTCGCCCGAGGGCCAGCGCCGGGCGTTCGGCTGCTGGAGCGGCGCGGTCACCCGGCCGAGGACGCGGTCGCGCAGGGGGGCGGCCAGTCCGTCATAGCGGTCGACGAGGGCCCGCACGTCGGAGACGCCTTCCACGTCCTGGGTGACGAGGACGTTGCGAGCGGTGGTCTCCACGACGTCTCCAGTGGACGTGTCCAGCACCAGGTCGAGGTCCGTGATGATCCGCCCGTAGGAGGCCGCGCTGGTGACGCGCCTGCCGTCGATGACGCAGTTGTACGGCTGGTGGGTGTGGGCGCTGAGGACGGCGTCCACCTCCTTGTCCATGCGGTGGACGATGTCCACGATGGGGCCGGAGATGCCCTCGCAGCCGTCGTACGGGCCGCCCTGGCCCTGGACGCCGCCCTGGCCCTGGACGCCGCCCTCGTGGAGGAGCACCACGATGGCCCTGATGCCCTGCTTCTTGAGCTCCGGCACCAGCGCGTTGACCGTGTCGGCCTCGTCCCGGAAGTGGAAGCCCCGGATGCCGGCGGCGTCGACGATCTCCGGCGTGCCCTCGAGCGTCATGCCGATGAAGGCCACCTTCACGCCCGCGAGCTCGCGCACGGCGTAGGGGGGGAAGAGGGTGGCGCCCTTGTCATCGACCACGTTGGCGGCGAGGAACTGGAACCGGGCGCCCTCGAAGGGCGTGCCGTCCTGGCAGCCGTCCACCGGGTGGCAACCACCGGTCTGCATGCGCTTGAGCTCGGTGGTGCCCTCGTCGAACTCGTGGTTGCCCACGGCGTTGAGCTGAAGGCCGGCGAGGTTCATGGCCTCGATGGTGGGCTCGTCGTGGAAGAGGGCGGAGACGAGCGGGCTGGCGCCAATGAGATCTCCCGAGGAGACCACGAGTGTGTTCTTCGGATCGCGTGCGCGCAGGTCCGCCAGATGCCGGGCGAGGAAGCCGATGCCTCCCGCCTTCGTCTTGGTGGAACCCGTGCGGATCTCCCCCGAGGAGCCCTGGGGAGGCGCGAGGTTGCCGTGGAAGTCATTGATGGCCAGCACCCGCGCGTGCACCTGGCGGGCGTTGGCGGGAGGGGTGGCACCGGCGGCTGTCGTCTGCCCGCCACCATGGGCACAGGCGAGCAGGAGCGAGGAGGACAGCAGGAGCGCGCGGAGTGAGGCGGGGGAAGAGGGCGTTGGCATGGGGGCCCCCTATCTCGCACAACCCGAGCGCGACCGCATGTCCGGGGTGTTACGCGCTACGCCTCATCCCAGAGGACGGCGAGTTCCAGCTCCAGCGCTTCGAATGGCTCGGAGCGCACCCGTGCCGTGCCGGTGTGCGTGACCAGCAGGGAGTAGCGTGCCCCTTCCAACCGGAAGACCTCCAGCATGCGCACTTCCGGTTCGAGGAACCACACGTGCCGTACGCCCTCGCGCGCATACACGGGGAGCTTGAGCGCCCGGTCCAGCCTGGCCGTGGAAGGAGAGAGCACCTCGCAGACCCAGTCTGGTGCGAGTGTGAAGGCCGCGGTACGCGGAGGCCGGGGCATCCTCTCCCGGCGCCAGCCGGCCAGGTCCGGTACCAGCACGTCCTGCCCCAGGTGCAACTCGGGCTCATCCAGGAGCACCCATCCGCCAGGGCCTCCGCGCC
This is a stretch of genomic DNA from Archangium violaceum. It encodes these proteins:
- a CDS encoding bifunctional metallophosphatase/5'-nucleotidase gives rise to the protein MPTPSSPASLRALLLSSSLLLACAHGGGQTTAAGATPPANARQVHARVLAINDFHGNLAPPQGSSGEIRTGSTKTKAGGIGFLARHLADLRARDPKNTLVVSSGDLIGASPLVSALFHDEPTIEAMNLAGLQLNAVGNHEFDEGTTELKRMQTGGCHPVDGCQDGTPFEGARFQFLAANVVDDKGATLFPPYAVRELAGVKVAFIGMTLEGTPEIVDAAGIRGFHFRDEADTVNALVPELKKQGIRAIVVLLHEGGVQGQGGVQGQGGPYDGCEGISGPIVDIVHRMDKEVDAVLSAHTHQPYNCVIDGRRVTSAASYGRIITDLDLVLDTSTGDVVETTARNVLVTQDVEGVSDVRALVDRYDGLAAPLRDRVLGRVTAPLQQPNARRWPSGESTLGNALADAQLAATKDLGAQVAFMNPGGIRGDLDAGDVTYGEAFTLQPFGNALVTFTLTGAQLHSLLEAQWEGSHPRILQPSQGFSYTWKASAPVGQKVDPASIRLNGQPVDPAGRYRVTVGSFLAGGGDGFREFAEGTDRQGGMLDVDALEAWLKASPRSPPETNRITRVD
- a CDS encoding Uma2 family endonuclease, giving the protein MERKPATYADLEALPEHVVGEIIAGELHVSPRPASPHTLAASVLGMELGGPFHRGRGGPGGWVLLDEPELHLGQDVLVPDLAGWRRERMPRPPRTAAFTLAPDWVCEVLSPSTARLDRALKLPVYAREGVRHVWFLEPEVRMLEVFRLEGARYSLLVTHTGTARVRSEPFEALELELAVLWDEA